Proteins from a single region of Amycolatopsis sp. CA-230715:
- a CDS encoding PGPGW domain-containing protein has translation MASGNPVKRVTVAVAGGVVLAVGIALLVLPGPGLLLVLAGLIMLASEFPAVEKYVDPVRDRAMKAAEDSVSSPLRICGSVLAGLALIAAGVVWGVVRWLPLAGWSTGSSLILSGLLLLGLLLWSYRRVRARRTG, from the coding sequence ATGGCGAGCGGGAACCCGGTGAAGCGCGTGACCGTGGCGGTCGCGGGCGGCGTGGTGCTCGCGGTCGGCATCGCGCTGCTCGTCCTGCCGGGGCCGGGATTGCTGCTCGTGCTGGCCGGGCTGATCATGCTGGCTTCGGAGTTCCCCGCGGTGGAGAAGTACGTCGACCCGGTCCGCGACCGCGCGATGAAGGCGGCGGAGGACAGTGTGTCTTCCCCGCTGCGGATCTGCGGTTCGGTGCTCGCCGGGCTGGCGCTCATCGCCGCCGGGGTCGTGTGGGGCGTCGTCCGCTGGCTGCCGCTCGCGGGGTGGAGCACGGGGTCGAGCCTGATCCTCTCCGGCCTCCTGCTGCTCGGCCTCCTGCTGTGGAGCTACCGGAGGGTCCGCGCCCGTCGCACCGGGTGA
- a CDS encoding apolipoprotein N-acyltransferase, which yields MNKTRALWWLAAALVVLAQHTDWSVPLAAWVFPIPLLAYARRVPTRRAAVFGWLAILIGTVYWLAVTSLLFVPVAAGLFLALTVLLTLPYLADRAFASRFGPLLGSLVFPVTLVTAEYAFSFFDFGDYGTLASTQSGTLPLVQVASVTGVYGISFALAWFASVVNTVWARGFRPARRAVVVHVCVLAAVFAGGTLRLVLADTGDRTVRVAGVSAARHAQDASEKALKGLGIEYWRPEQVAHSPGAGAAFAPITEDLLASTEAQLGAGAKLVVWPETDAKVLQRDEANLLQRVAALTTAKQAYVQIGLAWYTDTAPFVRNVAILVGPSGEAIWTYDKTHPTPMEPMAPGTGAVPATGSPFGKLSTVICYDADYRGLMRRDADLMLVPANDWPGFGGLHAENAVFRAVENGYTVFRQSVNGLATAIDAQGRILGKADFYRADQQTLVADLPLVPQAWTLYRAVGDVFAWCCAAAALLLAAAALRRRTAPATGPDRILNRTAGEG from the coding sequence GTGAACAAGACCCGTGCCCTCTGGTGGCTCGCCGCCGCCCTCGTCGTACTGGCCCAGCACACCGACTGGTCCGTTCCCCTTGCCGCCTGGGTGTTCCCGATCCCGCTGCTCGCCTACGCGCGACGGGTGCCGACGCGACGCGCCGCCGTCTTCGGGTGGCTCGCCATCCTGATCGGCACGGTGTACTGGCTCGCGGTCACCAGCCTGCTGTTCGTGCCCGTCGCCGCGGGGCTCTTCCTCGCACTGACCGTGCTGCTCACGCTCCCGTACCTCGCCGACCGGGCGTTCGCGTCGCGGTTCGGGCCGCTGCTGGGCAGCCTGGTCTTCCCGGTGACGCTGGTGACGGCCGAATACGCGTTCTCGTTCTTCGACTTCGGCGACTACGGCACGCTCGCCAGCACCCAGTCGGGAACCCTCCCGCTCGTGCAGGTCGCCTCGGTGACCGGCGTGTACGGCATCAGCTTCGCGCTCGCCTGGTTCGCCTCGGTGGTGAACACGGTGTGGGCACGGGGTTTCCGGCCCGCACGGCGCGCGGTGGTCGTGCACGTCTGCGTGCTCGCGGCCGTCTTCGCGGGCGGCACGCTCCGCCTCGTCCTCGCCGACACCGGGGACCGCACGGTGCGGGTGGCCGGGGTCAGCGCCGCACGGCACGCGCAGGATGCGAGCGAGAAGGCGTTGAAGGGACTCGGGATCGAGTATTGGCGCCCCGAGCAGGTCGCCCACTCCCCCGGCGCGGGCGCCGCGTTCGCACCGATCACCGAAGACCTCCTCGCCAGCACCGAAGCGCAGCTCGGCGCGGGCGCGAAACTCGTGGTGTGGCCGGAAACGGACGCGAAGGTGCTCCAACGCGACGAAGCGAACCTGCTCCAGCGCGTCGCCGCGCTCACCACCGCCAAGCAGGCGTACGTCCAAATTGGACTCGCGTGGTACACCGACACGGCGCCGTTCGTCCGCAACGTCGCGATCCTCGTCGGCCCGAGCGGCGAGGCGATCTGGACCTACGACAAGACCCATCCCACCCCGATGGAACCGATGGCCCCCGGAACCGGTGCGGTACCCGCCACCGGCAGCCCGTTCGGCAAGCTCTCCACGGTGATCTGCTACGACGCCGACTACCGTGGCCTGATGCGCCGGGACGCCGACCTGATGCTCGTCCCCGCGAACGACTGGCCGGGTTTCGGCGGGCTGCACGCGGAGAACGCGGTGTTCCGCGCGGTGGAGAACGGGTACACCGTGTTCCGCCAGTCGGTCAACGGGCTGGCCACGGCGATCGACGCGCAGGGACGGATACTGGGGAAGGCCGACTTCTACCGCGCCGACCAGCAGACCCTGGTCGCCGACCTGCCGCTGGTGCCGCAGGCGTGGACGCTCTACCGCGCGGTCGGTGACGTGTTCGCGTGGTGCTGCGCGGCCGCCGCGCTCCTGTTGGCCGCCGCCGCGCTCCGGCGGAGGACCGCCCCGGCGACTGGTCCAGACCGGATCTTGAACCGGACGGCAGGCGAGGGCTAA
- a CDS encoding putative acetyltransferase — protein sequence MSPAAEVLTALPIGTRVVVRYRIEGGFTDALGPLTAIRADECVVETKRGAVTVRLADVVLAKPVPPAPVRR from the coding sequence ATGAGTCCGGCAGCCGAGGTTTTGACCGCGCTCCCGATCGGCACCAGGGTCGTGGTCCGCTACCGGATCGAGGGCGGCTTCACCGACGCGCTCGGCCCGTTGACCGCGATCCGCGCCGACGAATGCGTGGTCGAGACCAAACGCGGCGCGGTGACCGTTCGGCTCGCCGACGTGGTCCTGGCGAAACCGGTTCCACCGGCACCTGTGCGACGTTAG
- a CDS encoding metallophosphoesterase translates to MSAPVSSENRPPAAPPRGGRRPLFAVVLVVVLLALFGVPWWTLFRSGTDWPGAVVVAGTIVFAVAVVAFPVAMFLGHSRRGLDWAARIGDTLLGIVWVLFAWSLIGALLRLVLMAFGVENPLRGRVIAIAVVAVAALLLAWGYREATRLPRIKRVEVPIARLGFALDGLTVAVVTDTHLGPIERSGWSAKVVAAVNALDADVVVHAGDIADGSVEKRRAQAAPLATVRARMSKVYITGNHEYFGEAQAWLDHMAELGWEPLHNRHVLVERGGDSLVVAGVDDATAAASRVPGHGANLAKALEGADPRLPVVLAAHQPKQLAQAVEAGVDLQISGHTHGGQIWPFHYLVRADQPSVHGLTRHGERTQLYTSRGTGFWGPPFRIFAPSEITVLTLRAGKS, encoded by the coding sequence ATGAGCGCCCCCGTGTCCAGCGAAAACCGTCCTCCCGCGGCTCCGCCTCGCGGCGGGCGGCGGCCGCTGTTCGCGGTCGTGCTCGTCGTGGTGCTGCTCGCCCTGTTCGGCGTGCCGTGGTGGACGCTGTTCCGGTCCGGCACCGACTGGCCCGGTGCCGTGGTGGTCGCGGGCACGATCGTGTTCGCGGTGGCGGTCGTGGCGTTCCCGGTGGCGATGTTCCTGGGACATTCCCGGCGCGGGCTCGACTGGGCGGCGAGGATCGGCGACACGTTGCTCGGCATCGTCTGGGTGCTGTTCGCGTGGAGCCTCATCGGTGCGCTGCTGCGCCTCGTGCTGATGGCCTTCGGCGTGGAGAACCCGCTGCGGGGCAGGGTGATCGCGATCGCCGTGGTGGCGGTCGCCGCGCTGCTGCTCGCCTGGGGGTACCGCGAGGCGACGCGCCTGCCGAGGATCAAGCGGGTCGAGGTGCCGATCGCCCGGCTCGGCTTCGCGCTCGACGGGCTCACCGTCGCGGTCGTCACCGACACCCACCTCGGCCCGATCGAACGGTCCGGCTGGTCGGCGAAGGTGGTCGCCGCGGTCAACGCGCTGGACGCGGACGTGGTGGTGCACGCCGGCGACATCGCGGACGGCTCCGTCGAGAAGCGCAGGGCGCAGGCCGCGCCGCTCGCCACCGTGCGGGCTCGAATGTCCAAAGTGTACATAACTGGCAACCACGAGTACTTCGGTGAAGCGCAGGCCTGGCTCGACCACATGGCGGAGCTGGGCTGGGAGCCGTTGCACAACCGGCACGTGCTCGTCGAACGAGGCGGTGATTCGCTGGTGGTGGCTGGTGTCGATGACGCCACCGCCGCGGCGTCGCGGGTGCCAGGGCACGGCGCGAACCTGGCGAAGGCACTCGAAGGTGCCGACCCGAGGCTGCCGGTCGTGCTGGCCGCGCACCAGCCGAAACAGCTCGCGCAGGCCGTCGAAGCGGGTGTCGACCTGCAGATCTCGGGGCACACGCACGGCGGGCAGATCTGGCCGTTCCACTACCTCGTGCGCGCCGACCAGCCCTCCGTGCACGGCCTGACCAGGCACGGCGAGCGGACCCAGCTGTACACGAGCCGGGGGACCGGGTTCTGGGGCCCGCCGTTCCGGATCTTCGCGCCGAGTGAAATCACCGTGCTCACCCTCCGGGCGGGCAAGAGCTGA
- a CDS encoding SDR family NAD(P)-dependent oxidoreductase: MTKSREVVVTGGGTGIGYAAAAHFRALGDSVTITGRRADVLRAAAERLGARAIAFDAADPAAVSTALGEFPETVDVLVNNAGGNTDLSEQAAGDGLAETARAWRANFDANVLTAVLMTEALAERFADGARIITIGSIAARTGAASYGAAKAAVEAWTADVARAFGPRGITANIVSPGLTENTEFFHGKLSAERAKELAEDTMTKRAGTPEDIAEVIGFLASAGSGHVTGQVVHVNGGAFLGR; encoded by the coding sequence ATGACGAAGTCGAGGGAAGTCGTGGTCACCGGCGGGGGCACCGGGATCGGGTATGCCGCGGCCGCGCACTTCCGCGCGCTCGGGGACAGCGTGACGATCACGGGCCGCCGCGCCGACGTGCTCCGCGCGGCAGCGGAACGTCTTGGCGCGCGGGCGATCGCGTTCGACGCGGCCGATCCGGCCGCCGTTTCGACCGCGCTCGGGGAATTCCCGGAAACGGTGGACGTCCTGGTCAACAACGCGGGCGGCAACACCGATCTCTCCGAGCAGGCCGCTGGCGACGGATTGGCGGAAACCGCGAGGGCGTGGCGCGCGAACTTCGACGCGAACGTGCTGACGGCCGTCCTGATGACCGAAGCGCTGGCCGAGCGTTTCGCCGACGGCGCGCGGATCATCACCATCGGGTCGATCGCCGCGCGCACCGGTGCCGCCTCGTACGGCGCGGCGAAGGCCGCCGTCGAGGCGTGGACCGCGGACGTGGCGCGAGCGTTCGGGCCGCGCGGGATCACCGCGAACATCGTCTCACCTGGACTGACCGAGAACACGGAGTTCTTCCACGGCAAGCTTTCCGCCGAGCGCGCGAAGGAACTGGCCGAAGACACCATGACCAAGCGCGCGGGCACTCCCGAGGACATCGCCGAAGTGATCGGGTTCCTGGCGAGCGCCGGTTCGGGCCACGTCACCGGGCAGGTCGTGCACGTCAACGGCGGCGCGTTCCTCGGGCGGTAG
- a CDS encoding DUF6191 domain-containing protein produces the protein MDTAVVWGLSLPGLFLLLFFGVAAERVVRWVLARRRGERRPRGMGHGKRMATARGTEEIFSFFYGTKRHELEHRDVELVLRQEEDDGAPPGKRIDLESGVAKLDLPRRRLD, from the coding sequence ATGGACACCGCCGTCGTATGGGGGCTTTCCCTGCCGGGGCTTTTCCTGCTGCTCTTCTTCGGGGTCGCGGCGGAACGCGTCGTCCGGTGGGTGCTGGCACGCCGCCGGGGCGAGCGGCGGCCGCGCGGAATGGGGCACGGCAAGCGGATGGCCACGGCGCGGGGCACCGAAGAGATCTTCTCGTTCTTCTACGGCACCAAACGGCACGAGCTGGAGCACCGCGACGTCGAGCTGGTGCTGCGGCAGGAAGAGGACGACGGCGCCCCGCCCGGCAAGCGGATCGACCTCGAATCGGGCGTCGCGAAGCTGGATTTACCCCGCCGGCGCCTGGATTGA
- a CDS encoding GTP-binding protein encodes MSTLFLPVSGFLGAGKTTTLIAAAELLEARGRRVAIVTNDQGTDLVDTRLARSDASLVGEVTGGCFCCRFEDLLDVTSTLIEGNGVDTVLAEAVGSCTDLQATVVRPLRAHYGDRFTAPVLTTVVEPDRLAALSASLPIGDTGSDLSYLFAKQLEEADVIAVNKTDLLDREETAALVETLRASHRSATVLACSATTGDGMAELVHQWTGDSAYAARDLDVDYARYASAEAGLAWLNRTLVLSAPHGFDPAAWADAVLRLLSESARRRGWLVGHVKIALDSAAGLTKLSLVAAGAAPVATTSRGAVVTEAAVTVNARVACEPEELDEAVDAAVREAADRISAAVRNSGGAAAFKPGYPRPTHRLPA; translated from the coding sequence ATGAGCACGTTGTTCCTGCCGGTGAGCGGGTTCCTCGGCGCGGGGAAGACCACCACCCTGATCGCGGCGGCCGAACTGCTGGAAGCGCGCGGCCGCCGCGTCGCGATCGTGACGAACGACCAGGGCACCGATCTCGTCGACACCCGGCTGGCGCGCTCGGACGCGAGCCTGGTCGGCGAGGTCACCGGCGGCTGCTTCTGCTGCCGGTTCGAGGATCTCCTGGACGTGACGAGCACGCTCATCGAAGGCAACGGCGTCGACACCGTGCTCGCCGAGGCCGTCGGCAGCTGCACCGACCTGCAGGCCACCGTGGTCCGCCCGCTCCGGGCGCACTACGGCGACCGGTTCACCGCACCGGTGCTGACCACGGTCGTCGAACCGGACCGGCTCGCCGCGCTGAGCGCGTCGCTGCCCATCGGCGACACCGGCTCCGACCTCTCGTACCTGTTCGCCAAGCAGCTCGAGGAGGCCGACGTGATCGCGGTCAACAAGACAGATCTGCTCGACCGCGAGGAAACCGCCGCGCTCGTGGAAACGCTGCGGGCGAGCCATCGGTCGGCGACCGTGCTCGCGTGTTCGGCCACGACCGGCGACGGCATGGCGGAACTCGTGCACCAGTGGACCGGTGACAGCGCGTACGCCGCCCGCGATCTCGACGTCGACTACGCGCGGTACGCCAGTGCGGAAGCGGGGCTCGCGTGGCTCAACCGGACGCTCGTGCTCTCGGCACCGCACGGGTTCGATCCAGCGGCATGGGCGGACGCGGTGCTGCGCCTGCTTTCGGAATCGGCGCGGCGCCGCGGCTGGCTCGTCGGGCACGTCAAGATCGCGCTGGACTCCGCGGCCGGGTTGACGAAGCTGAGCCTGGTCGCCGCGGGCGCGGCACCGGTCGCCACCACATCGCGCGGCGCGGTGGTCACGGAGGCCGCCGTCACGGTGAACGCGCGCGTCGCCTGCGAACCGGAAGAACTCGACGAAGCCGTGGATGCGGCCGTCCGGGAAGCGGCAGACCGGATCTCGGCCGCGGTGCGGAATTCCGGCGGGGCCGCCGCGTTCAAACCGGGCTACCCGAGGCCGACCCACCGGCTCCCGGCCTGA
- a CDS encoding urea carboxylase-associated family protein, which produces MGGPAAAYQQGSGGALDVDEAFYQRLADGDRELVESFEIPIRSGRAWTVPKGHLCRIVTTEGPQVGDLNIWHAHDPRERLWAARTRQLQRAHVSTFDRLWSTLPFLRPLVTVTADSLASYGVDGEGGRAHDLLGTRCDPYVNRMLAGDDYDFHCHSNLVRAVLPYGLTEFDVHDVLNVFQCTGLNDEDRYFMKACPAKPGDHFEFFAELDLLCALSTCPGGDLSVPLWGPDARDPIDVCHPLGVEVYRPSTELLDGWKPPERAAYRNLHGMSMP; this is translated from the coding sequence ATGGGTGGTCCGGCGGCGGCCTACCAGCAGGGCAGCGGCGGCGCGCTGGACGTGGACGAGGCGTTCTACCAGCGGCTCGCCGACGGGGACCGCGAGCTCGTGGAGTCCTTCGAGATCCCGATCCGCTCCGGACGGGCGTGGACGGTGCCGAAGGGGCATCTCTGCCGGATCGTCACGACCGAGGGGCCGCAGGTCGGCGACCTGAACATCTGGCACGCCCACGATCCGCGCGAGCGGCTGTGGGCGGCGCGTACACGTCAGCTCCAGCGCGCGCACGTCAGCACGTTCGACCGGTTGTGGTCCACCCTTCCGTTCCTGCGGCCGCTGGTCACCGTCACCGCGGACAGCCTCGCGTCGTACGGCGTCGACGGCGAGGGCGGGCGCGCGCACGACCTGCTCGGGACCCGGTGCGACCCGTACGTCAACCGGATGCTCGCCGGCGACGACTACGACTTCCACTGCCATTCGAACCTGGTGCGCGCCGTCCTGCCGTACGGGCTCACCGAATTCGACGTGCACGACGTGCTGAACGTGTTCCAGTGCACCGGTCTCAACGACGAGGACCGGTACTTCATGAAGGCGTGCCCGGCGAAACCCGGTGACCACTTCGAGTTCTTCGCGGAGCTGGACCTGTTGTGCGCGTTGTCGACCTGCCCCGGCGGTGACCTTTCGGTACCGCTGTGGGGCCCGGACGCGCGCGACCCGATCGACGTGTGCCACCCGCTCGGCGTCGAGGTGTACCGGCCGTCGACGGAGCTGCTCGACGGCTGGAAGCCACCAGAGCGCGCGGCTTACCGCAACCTGCACGGCATGTCGATGCCCTAA